A segment of the Sulfurovum indicum genome:
TACCTATAAAGACCTGATCCTCCTTACCGATACAAGCGGAGGAGTGGATAATGTCATGTTGATGAATGAGCCGGGACGTTATTTCTATACAAATCTAAGCTATAAATTCTAAAAGCTTGATTTTTGACAAGTATGAAGAGTCCACTCTTCATGCCCGGCCTGTCTTCTGTTTCAAACATCTATCTTTATCATAGCCTTATCCTCTCTGTTATTTCTCCTTTTATACTGTAATTCTGTTTTTACTGTTCCTATCTTTTTTATAAAACAATACATTCATCCATAAGAGAGGATCTTAAACTTTTTATAGAATCCTCTTGAAAATATCTCTTTTTCTATATAAGTTTGTTGATTTGACTGGTTTGTATTTATCAGAGAAGTGTTAAATTAGTGTTAAATTCTTGATGTAAATCAATTATATTTATAATAAGATTAAGATATAATGAAAAGATGGGCGATAGTACTTTGTGTTATTGACTAAAATTTTAAGGAGGAAAAAATGAGCTACAGATTAAGCAGATTCGCATCGCTTGTTCTTGGTTCTGCACTGAGTGTAACGACACTTTTTGGTGCGGGAGAGCTGGATAAAGTGATGAAAGAGAGAGGGTTGACACAGGCTGACCTGCTGGCAGCAGCAAAAACCTATACACCTAGTGGCGGACGTGACAAGTATATTGTATTCAGTTCCGGTGGACAGTCCGGACAGATCATGGTCTATGGTGTACCCTCTATGAGGATCCTGAAATATATCGGTGTCTTTACCCCGGAACCGTGGCAGGGATGGGGGTACGATGATGATACCAAAAAAATTCTTGCACAGGGTAATATCAGAGGCAAGCAGATCACATGGGGTGACACACATCACCCGGCTCTCTCAGAAACAGCTGGCAAATATGATGGGAAATGGCTGGTCATTAACGACAAGGCAAATCCAAGACTTGCAGTAATAGATCTTGCAGACTTCGTTACCAAGCAGATCGTGGTAAACCCGGTCTTTAAATCAGACCACGGTGGAGCGTTCTTTACGCCGAACTCCGAATATATTCTGGAAGCATGTCAATACGCAGCTCCTTTTGATAACAACTATCATCCCATCGAAGAGTATAAAGAGACCTACCGAGGCGGTGTGACAGTTTGGAAGTTCGATCATGAAAAAGGCAAGATCATTCCTGAGGAATCATTTACGATTGAAATGCCTCCGTATATGCAGGATCTTTCTGATTCAGGCAAGGCGGCAAGTAACGGTTGGGGGTTCACCAACTCTTTCAACTCCGAAATGTATACCGGAGGTATCGAAAAAGGGCTTCCGCCATTTGAAGCGGGTATGAGTCGTAACGATACCGATTTTCTGCATATGTACAACTGGAAGAAGCTGGCTGAACTTGCAAAAGATGACAAGAATGTGAAGATCATTAACGGACATAGAGTTATTCCTATGAATGTCGCGATCAAAAATGATGCCCTCTTTCTGATCCCTGAGCCGAAATCACCCCACGGTGTAGATGTATCACCAGATGGTAAAAGTATTGTTGTCTGCGGTAAACTTGACACACATGCAACAGTTTACGATTTTGACAAGCTTATGAAAGCAATCAAGAATAAAGATTATGTAGGAAAAGACCCATACGGTATTCCGATTTTAGATCTCAAGAAAACTATGCATTGTCAAGCTGAGCTTGGTCTTGGACCATTACACAACCAGTATGGAAAGAACTGGAAAGATGGTGAAATTTATACTTCTCTTTATGTTGATTCCCAGGTTGTCAAATGGAATTACAAAACATGTAAAGTAGAAGACAGACAGAATGTCAACTATAATATCGGACACCTTTGTGGTATGGAGGGCAAGTCAGCTGATCCTCAGGGAGACTACATCATTGCACTGAACAAACTGGCAATTGACAGATTTAACGAGATAGGGCCATTGCACCCGCAAAACCACCAGCTAATAGATATCCGAGGCAAGAAGATGCAACTGCTTTATGATATGCCGGTACCTCTGGGGGAGCCGCACCAGGCAGTGGCGATAAGAGCAAGCAAACTGCATACACATGTACGCTATAAAATGGGGACAAATGCCTTTACCGGTGAAGTCCATGAGGGTAAAACACTTGCAGGACAGGAGAAAATCGTAAGAAAAGGGAATCATGTCTATGTGTACGGTACTGTGGTGAGATCACATATTAATCCGGAGCGTGTAACGGTAAATAAAGGTGATATTGTAACTTTCTATTTGACAAATCTTGAAAGAGCACAGGATGAAACACACGGATTTACAGTGGACAACTATAATATACACACTTCACTCGAACCGGGTAAAACCGTTGCCGCTACATTCAAAGCAGACATGGAGGGCGTATTCCCTTACTACTGTACAGAGTTCTGTTCCGCACTTCACCTGGAGATGATGGGATACCTTATGGTAAAAGATCCGAACAAGAAATATACAGCGGCTAAAAAACTCAAAATGGCAGCAATGAGCCCTGAACAGCTCAAAAAAGAGTATGAACAGACTGTAGCTGTAAACAATGCGACTGATAAAGTTATTCAAAGTGTTGTGAAGTTCCTTAAAGATAACCACTATGAGAAGTATCCGACTGTCAAAGCTTTGGTTGTGGATGCATTGGATCAGTACGGTAAGATCGCTGAGCAGAAGAAAAAGTCTGATGCAGCAGTGAAAGCCGGAGATCTTGAAAAAGCGATCCTTTTTGAAAATATGATCTGGCAGTATATGGTCAAAACAGCTGATGTTGGTATCAGAGCGAAAGATCTCCTGGTCAAGAAAGTGGCAAAACCGATGAGTGAAGCAGCAAAACGAGGTGAAACCGCATATCTTGAAGGTGGGTGTAACGGATGTCATGTCATCGGAAAAGTATCTTCCGGTCCGGATTTGACAGGTGTACTCCAAAGACATGAGAACGGGGAACAATGGGTAGCTGAGTGGATCATGCATCCTGAAAAAATGTATGAGAATGACTATATTAAGTCTATGATCAACTACTTCAATCTTAAAATGCCTAACCAGGGAATGACAGAACAGCAGACAAAAGATATCATTGAATATCTTAAGTGGATCGACGAAAACGCGAATCTCTTCTAGCATCTACAATATAAAGGGGACCCCCCCTTTATACACTATCCTATAAATAAAGCTTATGGTTTTAAAGTATAATTTAATTTGATAGATATCAAGTATTATCGAAAGTGAATAGGGTAGAATATACTGTATAAGGGATATAGGCATATTTAAAAACTTGATTTGTTTGAGTTTTTAAATATATCTATAAAGAAAGGATATCTATGAGTTCTTTGGCAAAGTCAAGACTGTTTACACTGTTGGCATTGGGTATATTGCTATATTGGTTCGTCATTCCTGCTGTATTTACACATAATGTTGTCGAGATGGGACGACAGGGGAAAGGAGAGCATCTCTCTGATATGACGGTAAAGGTCTGGGACTATTATCAGAGTGGACGATATGTCTCTCCAAACATTCCTAAAGAGGATGCGAACAATCTGCGAAAAATGATCGCCGATGATATGGAGCTGAATGTAGTGACAGCACCGATCTGGTATGTGGCACTTGAAGCACCAAACTATCCTAAAGATGCATTTCCCGAAGGGATCCCTGTATTTTACCACTTTGACGGATTCAGCGGGGATGTACATGAGATGAATACGATCAATCATTATATCGGAATGGACCCGATGGAGAGAGGAGCACCGTATCTTCGTATGTTGGCACCTTATGCCCTGATCTTTGTAGCATGGATCATGGCGATGTTCATGATCTATAACAATAGACTCTTGAATCTTCTTATGCTGATCCCTGTGGTATTGCCGTTGGTTTTCATAGGGTTCTACTCTTATTGGCTCTACTGGTTTGGACACCATATGCATGACTGGGGTGCATTCAAGATTAAACCTTTTACTCCTACGGTTTTTGGGGACGGGAAAGTAGCGCAGTTCATCACGCATTCCTATCCGACACTTGGTTTCTGGCTTTTGGTTGCGATCAGTGTGCTGAGTATTTTGGCATTGGCGGCAAAACGTAAATATCAGAAAAGTAAACAAGAAGTATAAAATGATACAAAAGATCATAGCTTTCAGTATCGCAATAAGTTCTTTGTCCTCGGCAGGCAATGTATTGCAGGAGGCTATTGACAATGCAAAACCGGGATCACGTCTGGAATTGCCTGCAGGTATTTACCGCGGGAATATTGTAATTGACAAACCGCTGATCATAGACGGTAAAGATCAGAAAGCAGTGATAGAAGGTGATGGCAAAAGTACGGTTATTACCATTTTGAGTTCCGGAGTTACTGTAAAGAATCTTACCATTCGAAACAGTGGGGAAAATCATGACAAAGTGGATGCCGGAATTGCCCTTAAGAAGGTGACACAGTGCATAGTTGAGAATAACCGGATCGTTGACTGTCTTTTTGGTATCGATATGGCAGAAGTGACAAGCTCAGAGATCAATAACAACTATATTGAGTCTAAACCTTTTGACCTTGGTATTCGGGGTGACGGTGTACGGTTGTGGTACAGCAACGACAACCACCTGAGCGGAAACCATCTTTACAAGTCACGCGACTTTGTTGTGTGGTACTCGCATGGAAACCTGATAGAAAAAAATCTGGGTGAGTATGGAAGGTATTCACTGCATTTTATGTATACAGGAAAGAACTTTGTAAGAGATAATGTCTATAAACACAACTCTGTAGGGATATTCTTCATGTATTCACGTGATACGGTAGCTACAGGAAACCTGATACAAAACTCTCTGGGAACCACAGGACTGGGTATTGGACTGAAGGATGCCAGCAATTTTATCCTGAAGAACAACACGATCATCTATTGTGCAAGAGGATTATATGTGGACAGGTCACCATATGAACCCGGTGAGACCAATCTGATAGAAGGAAACCGTATTATTTACAACAGTGAAGGGATTCATTTTCACTCTTTAAGTTTGCATAACCGCTTCGAGAACAATGTTTTTAAAGGAAATATTGAAAATATTGTTAATGATTCTTACAATACCAAGGTCACAGAGAATTATTTTGACGGGAACTATTGGGATGACTACGAAGGCTTTGATAGGAATGGTGACGGTATAGGTGATAGTGCCTATAACTATTATGCCTATGCCGACAAAGTGTGGCTTCTCAATCATAATGTGAAGTTTTTTTACGGCTCACCGGTGATTTCTATTTTGAACTTTTTGGCAAAGCTGGCACCTTTTTCGGAGCCGGTATTGTTATTGAGTGATGAACATCCTAAAATGTACGAAGGGCAGGTATAATGGAAGAGAAAGTACAACAGCCAGCTTCGAAAGAGGAGTTGAAACGACGCGCATTCATGAAACAGGCAGCCGGTCTTGGTGTGCTTGGGATTGCTGCAGCCGGAGGGATCTGGGCAGCAAAAGGTTTCAAGCCGGAAAAAGGGAGGTTAAGGCCTCCAGGTGCTGTACCTGAAGATCAGTATCTCTCTATGTGTATCAAGTGTGGGCAGTGTCTTCAGGTCTGTCCTTATGATTCCATCAAGCTGGAAGATATAGACGGGAAAGCTGGTGTGGGAACAGCTTATATTGATCCTCTGGCCAGGGGATGTTATCTTTGTGAAGCTTTTCCCTGTGTGTTGGCATGTCCGACCGGTGCACTTAACCATGAAGCAAATGTGATCGATAAAGTACATATGGGTATGGTGATCATCGTAAATGAAAGTGCCTGTATTGCATTGGAGAACAAAAAAGTCACCAGGGAGATGATCGGCCGTATCTATGACCATACGAAAGTGATCACAAATGCAGAGCGGCTGGCACGAAAAGTAAACATTTACGATAATGACGAGGAAAAAGTGAAGCTGCAAAAAGAGCTTTTGCAGAAATTGAGTGCAGAGGAGGGGAAAATATGCAGTCTCTGTGCTGATATGTGCCCCTATCCTGCCCCTGAACAGGCTATTGGAATGGTCTCAAAGAACGGGGGACTCTTCCCTGAGATCAGGGATGCGTGTGTTGGATGTGGTGCCTGTGTGGAAGTTTGTCCGACAAAAGTGCTCCAAATTCTTCCGTATGCAACGTATGCTGAAGTGTATGAAAAAAACAAAGGAAGTAAAAATGCGTAATACAGTATGGATCATCTCATTGGGAACAGCACTGGTCTGTTTTAATGGATGCAGTAGCGAAAAGCCAAGTGAATCAGCTTCAGAAGTAAAAACCACAGGAGATATCGTTGTAACGGAGGGGGTTGTAAAAACACTGAAAAAAGAGGGGGAGTCAAAAGAGAACAGCGGGCAATTCTATTACTCCTACAATAAAGAGAAAAAAGGGAATGAATACAACTCTGAAACATCCAAGGTAAGAACAGAGCTTGATGCTTACAGAAATATCAAATCCCCATACGAGAGTGTACAGATTACACTGATGATACAGCAGTTGAGTCCTGATTACCGTCTTTTGTGTTCCGCCTGCCATGATGATTACGCGAACGGGGTGATCGGGCCAGCTCTGCTGGACAAGAATGCAACATTTATCTATGAACAGATCATTGCATTTAAAACAGGCAGGAAGAAGAATGAGCTGATGAGAGAGCTGGTCAATCGTATAGAGGAAGAGCGTCTCAAGGCTATTGCAAAAGAGATCGAAAGGTTTAACAGAGAAATCAGAGAGATGAGGAGTCAAGGAAAATGAAACATGTATTAGCGGCTATTGTAACGGTACTGGCACTTGGAGCAATGTTTTTGGTATATCAGTCTGATAAAGAGGTCAATAAGCTTGAAGAGATCAAAAAAATGATCGCCAAGACAGAAGTAAAGGTGAAACTTGATACACAGACAGTTTTACAGGTGGAACCTGTAGAAAGCTTGAGCCAGGTAGAGATCGAAAAAGAGCAGGAAAAGAAAAAGAAAGAACTGGATGAGAAACTTCAGGCTCTGAAAGAGAAAGCAGGGAATGTAGCAGCATTCAATGTGAGCCCGCTCTATAAACAGAAATGTGCTTCCTGTCACGGAGTAAACGGTGAAGGAATCATCGGTCCGAAACTCATAGGTCTCAGTGCACAAAAAGTTTATCAGGATTTGGTGGACTTCAAATCGGGTGCAAGGAAGAACTATGTAATGTATGGTCTGCTCAGTAAAATGGAAGAGAGTCAGATGAAAGAGCTCTCTGACGAGATTGGATCGTTCGAAACAAAACTGAAAGAGCAGCAGTAAGTGTCATAGAAGTCGTTTCCGACTTCTGTTCCAGCCCCAAGCAAAGGATAGCAAATGGATAGATATAACGGTAGCGTCAAGGAGTTGATCAATGCTCCTTTGTTGAGTACCTTGTATTACAAAACCAAAAACGGAAAACTCAGACTTACCCTCAGAGCATGGAGGTGGTTGAGTATCATCATCATTAATCTGCTCTTTTTCCTCTCTTTCCATATTGATCTGCAGATGCTGGAAGGTACACTGAACGGATCAAGACTGTTTGGATTTCACCTGGTCGATCCGTTTACCGCGCTGGAGATCTTTGCAGCAGAGCACCATTTCCATACCAATGTGATTATTGGTACGATGACACTGATCGTTTTCTATTTTCTTATTGGCGGTAAAGCATATTGTGCATGGGTATGTCCGTATGGGATACTCAGTGAGATAGGAGAGCGTATTCATCAAATACTTGTGCGCAGAAAGATCATTAAGGAGCATAAATTCACACCGAATGTACGCTTTGTTTTCTGGGGGATCTTTCTGGCAGCTGCAGCGATAGATGGCTATCTTGTTTTTGAAGTGATCAATCCTATCGGGTATTTGAGCCGTGCGATTACATATGGATGGAGTCTGGCTTTTGTATGGGTGCTTGTGGTACTTTCCATTGAAATATTCTACTCCAGAAGGGCATGGTGTAAATATATCTGTCCGGTAGGTACAACCTACAATATGCTTGGCTGGGCAAGTATGACCAAAGTCAAGTGGGATATGAACAGATGTGACCACTGCGGTGCCTGTCTGAATGCTTGCTTTGAAGACCATGTCTTGGAGTTCATTAAACCAAAATATGACAAAGAGAGAAAAGAGAAAGGTGTGGAAACACAACTGGTGGTCAATGGTGACTGTACACTGTGTGGCAGATGCTTTGATGTGTGTCATACCGATGCCTACAATTATGAGTTTAGACTGAAGGATTTGATCTGATGCTGGTTAAAGTCCAAAAGGTAAGCAAGGTGTTCATGGGAAGCAGAGTGCTTGACAATGTTGATCTTACTGTAGAACGTGGGGACCGTATTGCGATGATGGGACCTAATGGTGCAGGAAAGACTACGCTAGTACGGGCGATACTCGGGTTTTATCATATTGACAGTGGAGTGATTAGTGTCAACGGGTATGACCCTGTAAAGCAGAGAGTGGATGTGCTGAAGAACATCAGTTTTATTCCTCAGCTGCCACCGCCTGTCAAACTGAGTCTTGAAGAGCTGCTTCTTTATGTGGAACGCAGTTCCGGAGTCTCCAGAGCAAAAATCTTTGAAGAATCCAACCGGATGGATCTGGACCTTAAAAAACATATTTCCAAACCCTTCTTCAAACTTTCCGGAGGAATGAAGCAAAAACTTCTGATCGCGATCGCTCTTTCCAAAAAAAGCGACCTGCTTATTTTTGATGAACCGACAGCCAACCTTGATCCGAAAGGACGAGAGAAGTTCTATGAACTTCTTGGTGAGATTGATGTGTCATGTTCCACCCTTTTTATTACACACAGACTTGATGAGATCGAAGGGTTGGTTAATCGGAAAATCTATATGGATCTTGGAAAGGTGGTAGAAGATGAAAAAGTTTAAATTTCTCTTTTTTACAGGGCTTCTTTTTTTACTGGTTTTTCCTGGCTGTGATAAAAAATCGACAGGAGAAGCAGTAAAAATGCACTGGGACCGGGATATGTGCGAACGCTGTAAAATGGCTATCAGTGAACGCAAATTTGCTGTTCAGATCATAGAGCCTGAAAGCGGCAGGGATTATAAATTTGATGATATCGGCTGCGCGGTACTCTGGATAGATGAGACAAACATCCCGTGGAGAGATCAGGCAATCATATGGGTCACTGATGCAAAGAGTGGTTTATGGCTGGATGCAAGACAGGCAAAATATACTGAAGGAGCGATCACCCCTATGGCATTTGGTTTTGCCGCATACAGTGATGAAACCTTGCCGGACGGAGCCAAAACATATGATCTTCCACGTGTAACCGAGAAGATAAGAGAGATCGAAAAAAAGAACACACATAAAGTTAGGAACTACTGATGAAAAATATTTTTCTTGTGGCATACCTGGATATAAAAGAGTCGTTGCGCTCAAAATGGTTCTATGTCTACTCTGTTGTGTTTGGTGGTCTGATGGCACTCTTTTTTATCACTGGAGTTTCAGATTCTGTGGTAATGGGCTTTACCGGGCTGAGCCGTATGTTACTGATTTTTATTCAGGTAACGATCATTATTTTGCCTATTTTCATTTTAATCACAACAGTAAAATCGATCTCTGGAGACCGTGAAAGTAATGTCCTTGAATATATGCTCTCTTTTCCTGTGGCGTTAAAGGACTATTATTGGGGTAAAATGCTCGGACGGTTCCTGACGGTTTTTATGCCGGTTTTTCTCGCTCTTTTGCTTGGTGTTGTTTTCGGTCTTTTTAAAGGAGGTGAACTGCCGTGGCGTATGGTATTTCTTTACTCCACGCTTCTCTTCTCTTTGAGTTTTGTTTTTTTGGGACTGGCATTTTTCCTTTCGACTCTGGTCAAGTCAACAGATATTGCACTGGGAAGTTCTTTTGTGGTCTGGATTGCAATGCTGGCATTCATTGATATTGCATTGATGGGACTGATGCTTCAGAACAGGATGAATGACGGATTGATCATTGTGTTGGCCATGCTCAACCCTATAGAAGTATTCCGTATCGGGGCAATTTCACTTTTTGATCCCGAACTAACCGTTATAGGACCGGTTGCCTATTATCTTCTTGATACACTGGGAGCAACACTCTTAATGGTATATGCCATCATATATCCTATCATAATGGGAGCAATTTTGGCATATTTGGGATATATTGCCTTTAGGAAAAAAGATCTTTTGTAAGGAGATTAAATGAGAAAAATTATTTTAAGTCTGTTACTGTTTGCCGGAACAGGTATTGCCGGGACATCATTTAACAGCAAGATACTGTTGTTGAATCAAAAAGCTAACGACCCTGTTTATCAACTTCCTTTGAATCAATATATGGAGTGGCTCTGTGAAGCAGAGTTGAAAAACGGGGAAAAAGTACAGTTTGTATCTGTCAAAGCGATGATGCAGGTCTATCAGCATCAAGAATACTTTCTTGAACGGCAACTGCTTTCTGCACCTATAAGGATGATCTATGTACAGGATTTCATTAGTGGACAGAGAGTTGATGCAACCAAAGCGGTCTATGTATTCGGCAGCAGGATTGTCGGACCGCACGGAGATGAGCTGATCCCCTTTGGCTCGGAAGAGAATGCCAAACTTTTCATGATGAAAAATGGCGGAACAAAGATATTGCCTTTTACGAGAATAACCAAAGGTTTAATCAGATATTTAGACATGTGAGTCACGTTTTTAGTGACGGAACCGGAGCGGTCGTAACGAAGTGGAGCCGCGAAGAGAGGAAATTGAAAAGTCGGTAAATGCTTTATATACCCAGCGATTCCAGACAGGAGGAAAAATGATGAAGAGACCGGACCCCATTAATGAAGAGATAGAACTCAAAAACAATGTCTATATTGAGAGCGATACGGATCTTAAAGGCATTATCACATATGTCAATGACTATTTTGCAGAGATATCACGTTACAGCAAAGGTGAACTTGTCGGTCAGCCGCACAGTATTGTACGTCATCCCGATATGCCAAAGATCCTGTTCAAGATCCTTTGGGATCGTATCCAGCATGGACATAACTTTATTGCAGCGATCAAAAACCTTGCCAAGGACGGAAGATACTATTGGGTATTTACCGATTTTGATATACTTAAGGACGAGCATGACAACCCGGTAGGATATAAGGCCTCCAGGAAGAAGATATCCAAACATGTGACGGATATACTGGATCCGCTTTACAGAAAACTGGTTGAGATCGAAAAAGAGAGTGGTATGGAGGCTTCTGAAAAGTATTTGACAGATTTTTTGAAATCCCATGGAGATGATATTACCGTAGACAACATGCTTGAAGAGATACATCGGATGTACTAAACAATTTAACACTAATTTAACACAAATATATTATGATATATTATTAATATAATAAGGATGTAAAATGAAAAAAATATTACTGGTTCTATTGGCAATAGGTACGATGGTAAGCTATTCCCATGCTGAGATGAAGTGTGCACCAGGCAAATGCGGGGCAGCGATGAAAATGCCTGGAAAACCTAAAAAGATGATGAAGATGTTCCAGTCGGTTTCCAAAGAGAAAGCCATACTCCTGCAGGAGGGTAAAGCAAAAGCGTTTTGTCCTGAGTGCGGAATGTCACTGCCGATGTTCTATAAAACGAACCATGCTGCACATGTGAACGGAAAAACGAAACAGTATTGTTCTATTCACTGTGTAGTAGAAGATATGCAAAAAGGTTCCACACTTACAGATATCAAAGTGGTTGATACAAACTCCCTGAAGTTCATTGATGCTACAAAAGCTTTTTATGTTGTAGGAAGCAGTAAAAAAGGTACTATGACAGCCGTGAGTAAATATGCTTTCTCTTCCAAAGCAGATGCAGATGCTTTTGCCAAAGTCAACGGTGGCAAAGTGGTTGATTTCAAAGGAGCATTGGAAGCCGCAAAAGCAGACTTTGCCAAAGACAGTAAGATGATTGCCAAAAAACAGGCAATGATGGCTAAAAAAGGTGAGATGATGTATGGTAAAATGTGTCAAAAGACAGATAAAAAGTTTGCCACCACAGCAGAAGCCAAAGCTTTCATCATTGAGAATAAACTCTGTAAAGGTCTGAACGGCAAACAGTTACAGGCAGTCGGACTTTATCTTAAAAACAGATAAACTGCAGGGTGTTCTCTTCCGGGGCACCCGATGGAGGAGAAAGATTGAAAAAAATTATTTTTATAGTGTTATTGTGTCTGGTTTCACTTTATGCCGCAGAGAGTAGTACTATAAAAGTAATCAAACTTGCACAGAAGGGTGAGCGTATTGCCAAAGTGATGTGTGATAAGGATAAACTGCCCAAAGCGACAGGAACAATTGAAGAGCTGACAGAAAAGATCAAAAGTTCCAAAGCCTGTTCTCCTCTTTCACAGTCAAAACTAAAGGCAGTAGCCTACTATGTGAGTAACGGCAGTATGAAGAGGGGCAGTCACCATATTCATGTACCTGACGAGGCTAAGTGTCCTGTATGCGGTATGTTCGTGGCCAAGTATCCAAAGTGGGCGGCAGTAATGGAAGTAGATGGAGAAAAACGGTATTTTGACGGGGTTAAAGATATGATGAAGTACTATATCTTTGATGGTGATTTTCCCTATGACCGAAGCCGTATTGCAAAGATAACAGTGAGCGATTATTATACGCTTGAAGCGATTCCCGC
Coding sequences within it:
- a CDS encoding ABC transporter permease, which produces MKNIFLVAYLDIKESLRSKWFYVYSVVFGGLMALFFITGVSDSVVMGFTGLSRMLLIFIQVTIIILPIFILITTVKSISGDRESNVLEYMLSFPVALKDYYWGKMLGRFLTVFMPVFLALLLGVVFGLFKGGELPWRMVFLYSTLLFSLSFVFLGLAFFLSTLVKSTDIALGSSFVVWIAMLAFIDIALMGLMLQNRMNDGLIIVLAMLNPIEVFRIGAISLFDPELTVIGPVAYYLLDTLGATLLMVYAIIYPIIMGAILAYLGYIAFRKKDLL
- a CDS encoding nitrous oxide reductase accessory protein NosL → MKKIIFIVLLCLVSLYAAESSTIKVIKLAQKGERIAKVMCDKDKLPKATGTIEELTEKIKSSKACSPLSQSKLKAVAYYVSNGSMKRGSHHIHVPDEAKCPVCGMFVAKYPKWAAVMEVDGEKRYFDGVKDMMKYYIFDGDFPYDRSRIAKITVSDYYTLEAIPAEEAFYVLDPDVYGPMGHELVPFKSKESAKIFMSEHHGKALVGFDEITDTMVMALDGIEQ
- a CDS encoding PAS domain-containing protein, whose translation is MMKRPDPINEEIELKNNVYIESDTDLKGIITYVNDYFAEISRYSKGELVGQPHSIVRHPDMPKILFKILWDRIQHGHNFIAAIKNLAKDGRYYWVFTDFDILKDEHDNPVGYKASRKKISKHVTDILDPLYRKLVEIEKESGMEASEKYLTDFLKSHGDDITVDNMLEEIHRMY
- a CDS encoding nitrous oxide reductase accessory protein NosL, whose amino-acid sequence is MRKIILSLLLFAGTGIAGTSFNSKILLLNQKANDPVYQLPLNQYMEWLCEAELKNGEKVQFVSVKAMMQVYQHQEYFLERQLLSAPIRMIYVQDFISGQRVDATKAVYVFGSRIVGPHGDELIPFGSEENAKLFMMKNGGTKILPFTRITKGLIRYLDM
- a CDS encoding nitrous oxide reductase accessory protein NosL, whose amino-acid sequence is MKKILLVLLAIGTMVSYSHAEMKCAPGKCGAAMKMPGKPKKMMKMFQSVSKEKAILLQEGKAKAFCPECGMSLPMFYKTNHAAHVNGKTKQYCSIHCVVEDMQKGSTLTDIKVVDTNSLKFIDATKAFYVVGSSKKGTMTAVSKYAFSSKADADAFAKVNGGKVVDFKGALEAAKADFAKDSKMIAKKQAMMAKKGEMMYGKMCQKTDKKFATTAEAKAFIIENKLCKGLNGKQLQAVGLYLKNR